A genomic stretch from Marinimicrobium sp. C6131 includes:
- a CDS encoding Tat pathway signal sequence domain protein has translation MKHSRLFPLLAAALLSSACSAQAEPEVQVQWLNDSTDRDAVGATWGTPWPQGEVDAASGFTLESESGTSLPVQSWPLAYWPDGSLKWTGHAIAPLELNVGALTLRPGEAARSEQSLRIVENNRSIRVDTGVIQAVIAKSGDRPIQSITRGNRQTLNDGRLVILSQNQPEPDVGQPLTVKSFTGQLDRVTLEQEGPVRAVVKLEGQHVGEDGRAWIPFVVRLYFYAGDDSVRMVHTMIYDGDQETGFIRGVGVRFDAPLDGPLHDRHVRFSGEGDGLFGEAVRGITGLRRDPGKAVREAQIEGRATPPLSEWASSVSDRLEMIPAFGDYTLSQLTADSFEIRKRTQPGLSWLDSAEGTRSRGLGYIGSPKGGVAFGIRDFWQSHSSQLDIRNARSDEAEVTLWLWAPDGRAMDMRFYHDGMGLDTHEKQLDALNVTYEDYEPGFDHATGVARTSELRLWALPATPDRHTIVEMARTLAEPPQMVARPQDYEAAGVFGAALWDLPDRSTPAKAAIEDQVDFYLDHYLTQVEEHNWYGFWDYGDVMHTYDHDRHTWRYDVGGFAWANSELSPDIWLWYSFLRTGRADVFQMAEAMTRHTGEVDVYHLGRFEGLGSRHNVKHWGDSAKQLRISTPANRRFYYFLTADERTGDLMRSLLGAERRLLDVPPLRKLNRPTPDFSGKPYSMMMGLGTDWSSVAAAWLTEWERTGEPTYRDKLVTAMRSVGNFDHGLLVGSAAFDPESGQFHRIGEGVSVSHLSMVFGGVEINAELIQLLDVPEYEQAFIQYGRFYNAPRDEKAEIIGQPYERNLNLGQAHSRMTAYSAWKLNDEALADRAWAEFFSGRAGIPVFGLPYPTRTVMPPEVLSPVTEARGVSTNAVSQFGLAAIQVMALIGDEAPEQVPERD, from the coding sequence ATGAAACATTCCCGATTATTTCCCCTGCTGGCCGCCGCACTGTTGTCATCGGCCTGCTCCGCTCAGGCCGAGCCGGAGGTGCAGGTGCAGTGGCTGAACGACAGTACGGACCGCGACGCGGTAGGCGCGACCTGGGGGACGCCCTGGCCGCAGGGCGAGGTGGACGCCGCCAGCGGATTCACCCTTGAATCCGAATCCGGAACGTCGTTGCCCGTGCAGAGTTGGCCATTGGCCTATTGGCCCGATGGTTCCCTGAAATGGACCGGGCATGCGATTGCACCGCTTGAGTTGAATGTCGGCGCGCTGACGTTGAGGCCCGGTGAAGCGGCCAGGTCCGAACAATCGTTGCGGATCGTAGAGAACAACCGCTCCATCCGTGTCGACACCGGTGTAATTCAGGCCGTGATTGCCAAATCCGGTGATCGCCCGATTCAGTCCATTACCCGCGGAAACCGGCAGACGCTGAACGATGGTCGTCTTGTCATTCTGTCGCAGAATCAGCCCGAACCCGACGTGGGGCAACCATTGACGGTGAAGTCCTTCACTGGACAGCTCGACCGGGTGACCCTCGAGCAGGAGGGACCCGTGCGCGCGGTGGTCAAGCTCGAAGGTCAGCACGTTGGCGAAGACGGACGTGCGTGGATTCCCTTTGTGGTGCGTCTTTATTTCTACGCTGGCGATGATTCGGTGCGCATGGTGCACACCATGATTTACGATGGTGATCAGGAGACCGGTTTTATACGTGGGGTGGGCGTCCGTTTTGATGCGCCGCTGGACGGCCCGCTGCATGATCGGCACGTGCGCTTTTCCGGTGAAGGCGATGGCCTTTTCGGTGAAGCCGTTCGAGGTATCACCGGCCTGCGTCGCGACCCGGGCAAGGCGGTTCGTGAGGCGCAGATTGAAGGGCGTGCTACGCCGCCCTTGAGTGAATGGGCGAGCAGTGTGTCGGATCGTCTCGAGATGATTCCCGCCTTCGGTGATTACACCCTGTCCCAACTGACCGCCGATTCGTTTGAAATCCGCAAGCGTACCCAGCCGGGCCTGTCCTGGCTGGACTCCGCGGAAGGCACGCGATCCAGAGGGCTGGGTTATATCGGTAGCCCGAAGGGCGGCGTGGCGTTTGGTATCCGGGATTTCTGGCAAAGTCATTCGTCTCAGCTCGATATTCGCAACGCGCGTTCGGACGAGGCCGAAGTCACCCTGTGGTTGTGGGCCCCCGACGGTCGAGCCATGGATATGCGCTTCTATCACGATGGTATGGGGCTGGATACGCACGAGAAGCAGCTCGATGCTTTGAACGTGACCTACGAGGATTACGAACCGGGCTTTGACCATGCCACCGGCGTGGCCCGCACCAGCGAGTTGCGCCTTTGGGCTTTACCGGCCACACCGGATCGCCATACCATCGTTGAGATGGCACGAACCCTGGCCGAGCCCCCGCAGATGGTGGCCCGTCCCCAGGACTATGAAGCGGCCGGCGTGTTCGGCGCCGCCCTCTGGGATCTGCCGGATCGCTCCACCCCCGCCAAAGCCGCGATTGAAGATCAGGTGGATTTTTATCTGGACCACTATCTGACCCAGGTGGAAGAGCACAACTGGTACGGCTTCTGGGACTACGGCGATGTGATGCATACCTATGATCACGACCGGCATACCTGGCGTTACGACGTGGGCGGTTTTGCCTGGGCCAACTCCGAGCTCTCGCCCGACATCTGGCTATGGTATTCCTTTTTGCGCACCGGCCGTGCCGACGTCTTCCAGATGGCCGAGGCGATGACCCGCCACACCGGTGAGGTCGACGTTTACCATCTGGGACGGTTTGAGGGGCTCGGCTCCCGCCACAACGTCAAGCACTGGGGCGACAGCGCCAAACAACTGCGCATCAGCACGCCCGCCAACCGCCGCTTCTATTACTTCCTGACGGCGGATGAACGTACCGGTGATCTTATGCGCTCTCTGCTCGGGGCTGAACGGCGTCTGCTGGACGTGCCTCCGCTGCGCAAACTCAATCGTCCGACGCCCGACTTTTCGGGAAAACCCTATTCCATGATGATGGGCCTGGGGACCGACTGGAGTTCGGTGGCCGCCGCCTGGCTGACCGAGTGGGAGCGCACCGGCGAGCCGACCTATCGGGACAAATTGGTCACCGCGATGCGCAGCGTCGGCAACTTTGACCACGGATTGCTGGTCGGCAGTGCGGCGTTTGATCCCGAATCCGGTCAGTTTCACCGGATCGGGGAGGGCGTGTCCGTTTCCCATTTGTCCATGGTGTTCGGCGGTGTCGAAATCAACGCAGAGCTGATTCAACTGCTCGACGTGCCGGAGTATGAACAGGCGTTTATTCAATATGGGCGCTTTTATAATGCCCCCCGGGACGAGAAGGCCGAGATCATCGGCCAGCCCTATGAGCGGAATCTGAATCTGGGTCAGGCGCATTCGCGGATGACCGCCTACTCGGCCTGGAAGCTCAATGATGAGGCGCTGGCCGATCGCGCCTGGGCGGAATTCTTCAGCGGCCGGGCCGGTATCCCGGTGTTCGGATTACCCTATCCGACCAGGACGGTCATGCCACCCGAGGTGCTATCCCCGGTGACCGAAGCACGCGGCGTCTCCACCAAT